DNA from Streptomyces rishiriensis:
GTCTACGCGCGCCGTCCGCAGGTGCAGGAACGTCTCACCACGCAGATCGCCGACTCCCTGATGGAGATCCTGGAGCCGCGCGGGGTGATCGTCGTCATCGAGTGCGAGCACATGTGCATGTCCATGCGGGGCATCCGCAAGCCCGGCGCCAAGACCATCACCTCGGCGGTGCGGGGACAGCTGCGGGACGCGGCGACGCGCAACGAGGCGATGAGCCTGATCATGGCCCGCTGACGGGCCTGCGTCCACCCGGGCGACGTCACGCCGGTGACGTCGCCCCCTTGTCCTGGTCGTCGTCCTCGGGCAGTTTGCAGACGCGCTCCAGGAAGATGGCCGCCGCTATGACCGCGATCCCCGCCAGAACCGAGAAACCGGCGTAGATCGCCTGGTCGCGGCGGGCGGGGATGTCCAGGGACTCCAGCAGGAAGACGCCCGTCCCGCCGTACATGCCGGAGACGAGGGCGGCCACCAGCGCGCTGGACTGGCCGAACACGACCGCGCGGGCCGCCATCAGGGGATCGACACCCTTGGCCTCGGGGCGGCGCTCACGCTGGGCCTTGAGACGGGCGCGCAGCGACAGCGCGGTGGCCGTGAGCACCACGGCGATCAAAGCGAGGACGATGGGCGCGGCCAGCGGGACGCTGGGGAGGGTCCCGACCGAGTTCCAGAGGCGGGCGCCCGCCCAGGACAGGATCGCGGCCACGCCGAACACGCCGGCCAGCACCCTGATGCGCAGCTCTCTCACGGTGTCCCTTCAACTCCCCCGAGCCCGCGGGCATGGACATCCCGCGGGCAGTGGTCCTGTCGACCTTAACGACTACTCGGGCAGGTGGAGTTCCAGGTCCTTGCGTGCCGCGACGCCCTCGCGGGTCACGGTGTCGAGCAGACCGGCGACCGTGCCGCGGCCGGGCAGCTGGGCCTCGGGCTCCACGTCGTGCCAGGGAGCGAGGACGAAGGCGCGTTCGTGGGCGCGGGGGTGGGGGAGCGTGAGGCGCGGATCGTCGTCCACGACGTCGGCGTACGCGACGATGTCGACGTCGAGCGTGCGCGCACCCCAGCGTTCGTCCCGCACCCGGTGGAAGGCCTCCTCGACCGCGTGGGCCCGCTCCAGCAGGGAGGACGGCGGGAGGGTCGTCTTCAGCACGACCACCGCGTTGAAGTACGACGGCTGACTGCCGGGCTCGACGCCCCACGGCTCCGTCTCGTACACCGGGGAGACGGCCTTGATCCGTACGCCCGGGGTGTCCTCGAGGGCGTCGATGGCGCCCTGGAGGGTCTCCAGGCGGTTGCCGAGGTTGGAGCCGAGGGCGATCACGGCCCGTTGCGGGTTGTGCAGGGTGGTGTCGGCGGCGTCGACCTTCTCGACGACGGAGGCCGGCACCGGCTGTACGGTCGGGTCGCTCTGACCCTCGGCGAAGAACGCGGTCATACTCGGCTCCGGATGATGGTGACGGTCACGTCGTCGAAGGGGACCGTGATCGGGGCGTCGGGTTTGTGGACGCAGACCTCGACCTCCTGAACCTCTTCGTGCTTCAGACAGGCCTGGGCGATGCGCTCGGCGAGCGTCTCGATGAGGTCGACGGGGTCACCCTGGACGACGGCCACGACATCCTCCGCCACGATGCCGTAGTGGACGGTCTTCGCCAGGTCGTCGTCGGCCGCGGCCGGTCGGGTGTCCAGGCCCAGCACGAGGTCCACGATGAAGGTCTGGCCCTCCTCGCGTTCCTTGGGGAACACGCCGTGGTACCCGCGGGCCTTCAGGCCGCGCAGCGCGACACGATCCACGCGAATCACTCCTGCAGTCGTCGGTTTGGGCCGGTGCGTCCGGGTGCGGTCGGCGCCCCGGCCTGGAACGAATCTACCCGCGAGCACGGACAGAGCCGGGCACCGGCGACGGTGGCCCGGGCCGGAGCCAGGACTTTTCACCGGGCGTTTCCCTTACGGGACCCGGCTGCTCACGGGCTGGTAGCCGCCCCTACCCGCGGTTCGTGATTCCAACCACTTCTTGGTCCCTGCGGGGCATCTCAGGGCTTCCTGTCCCTTCCTGCGGACCGCCTACCCGTTCAGGAGGGGTTCTCGTCACTCTCGGAGTC
Protein-coding regions in this window:
- a CDS encoding DUF3180 domain-containing protein; protein product: MRELRIRVLAGVFGVAAILSWAGARLWNSVGTLPSVPLAAPIVLALIAVVLTATALSLRARLKAQRERRPEAKGVDPLMAARAVVFGQSSALVAALVSGMYGGTGVFLLESLDIPARRDQAIYAGFSVLAGIAVIAAAIFLERVCKLPEDDDQDKGATSPA
- the folK gene encoding 2-amino-4-hydroxy-6-hydroxymethyldihydropteridine diphosphokinase, coding for MTAFFAEGQSDPTVQPVPASVVEKVDAADTTLHNPQRAVIALGSNLGNRLETLQGAIDALEDTPGVRIKAVSPVYETEPWGVEPGSQPSYFNAVVVLKTTLPPSSLLERAHAVEEAFHRVRDERWGARTLDVDIVAYADVVDDDPRLTLPHPRAHERAFVLAPWHDVEPEAQLPGRGTVAGLLDTVTREGVAARKDLELHLPE
- the folB gene encoding dihydroneopterin aldolase, which translates into the protein MDRVALRGLKARGYHGVFPKEREEGQTFIVDLVLGLDTRPAAADDDLAKTVHYGIVAEDVVAVVQGDPVDLIETLAERIAQACLKHEEVQEVEVCVHKPDAPITVPFDDVTVTIIRSRV